The genomic DNA CCAAATTCACTTTATAGCACCATGAATCATTCCAGAGGTTCGCCATGATATTCATCAGGGCGCCCTGTCGAATGATAGGGCGAGTCCTCTATCGCCCAAATTCACTTTATAGCGCCATGAATCATTCCAGAGGTTCGCCATGATATTCATCAGGGCGCCCTGTCGAATGATAGGGCGAGTCCTCTATCGCCCAGGTTTCTGCTAAAAAGTTGGAAAAATCACTTTTTGACATATCGCACATAACGTCCTTCTCTTTGAGGAATGATGACCCCTGCTTCTATAAGGTTCTTGATGTCAAGGCGGGCCATTCTTTCACTGATAGAGAATTGTTTGGCATAGTCCAACGTCGAGAAAGGGAAAAAGGTGTTTGACAGTCCGATCAACTTTCTTTGCCGTTCTCCCAATTTCTGGGAAAGAAGATCAAAATTGGGTCTTGGAAGGGTTGCAATGAAAAAGGGTCCTTCTTCAGCAATCTTGAGTGAAGGAAGATTCAAATGTTCCAATGTTTTTTGGACCCTCAATAATCCTGTTCCTGCCCGTTCGATGTAATTCGCATGAAAAAAGACATCTGCAATCATGGGATTTCTCCGATAACTTTTTCCCCAGAGTTGATCGAGTGTGATTCTTTTGCTGATAGGTCCCGGATTTGAAAATTCGATCCATGTTGGGAAAATCTTAATAACCACATCTGAAGAGGTCTCAAAATAATCACGGTGAATAATGGCATTGACAAGGAGTTCTCTCAAAACAAATTCTGGAATTTCTAAAACATCCTTTCTCTCTAAGGATTGAATTTCCGGTTTTGATTTTAAATGATCCTTGAGAAACTGAAAGGCAATTTCTATTTGTTGAAAAAGAGTTCCTTTAAGAATCTTTTGTTCTCGAATGGTAGACAGATCTTCAAGAACAATCAATGTCACTGTGGCCTGAGGGAACATCTTTTGAGGATTGGCCCCAAAGAGTAAGATGCCCGCATGCGTTAAATAATGGTTTTGATTTTGTCTTTGGAGACACGAAATATTTTCAAGAAGTTGGAGATTATCCAAATCCATTTCTAGACGTGCCTTTTGCCGAAACCATTCTACCTGCCTTGTCGCGAGGATGCTCTCAGCTTTTTCCTTTACATACAATTGCCTATCAAACATGATTTTTGTTTCTTGAACGGCAAAAGCAAAAATCTCGTCCCGGGTCAATTTCTGAGAGCTGGCACCAATTCTGAGATAAAAACCATCAGACGCACGAACCGGTTTATTCAAACTTTCTGATACTTCAACAGCAACGATGTCTTCGATGGGGCGAATTGTAATGTCTATAGGAGGGTCACAATTTCTTGCAGTACTTTGCAGTTGTGATTTAAGACGATGGGTTAAGGATAGAGGATGAATTGTTCCCTTATCGGATATTCCAAGATAAATTGTTCCACCACTGGCATTGGCAAAGGCCGAGAGATCCTTCTCGAGATGATGGGATAAGCCCTCTTTAAATTCGACCAAATACCCTTCTCCCTCCAGAATACACTCTTGTCTTGAATTTTGTTCGATGTTTTCACAGAGGAAATCATACCGGCAATATCGGCAATTATCAATGAAATAATTACCGATGTTATTGCCTGTTTTAACGTCCCCTTTTCTCTTTAAAAATCAACGAGGCCAGGACAGAAACCGCCAGGACGAGCGCAATCAAAGCCAGTGTAACACCTGTTGGAATTTCAAAAATGCGAGAGATCATCAATTTGATTCCGACAAAGGTCAGAATGACACAAATCCCGATTTTCAAGAATCGGAAAAGATCCATCACCCCCACTAGCATGAAATAAAGTGCCCTTAAACCCAAAATGGCAAAAATATTAGAGCTATATACAATAAAAAGATCGCGAGAAATTCCAATCACGGCAGGAACGGAATCCAGGGCAAAGATTAAGTCACTGGTCTCAATTAAAATGAGAACGATAAAAAGAGGCGTTGCAAACCATTTTCCACTCTCTTTGATAAAAAACCTTTGACCCGAGGATTGAGTACTGACGGGCATAAAGAGGCGAAAGAAACGCACCACCCAATTTCGATCTGGCTCAAATTCGCTCTCTTCATCAAAGAGAATTTTAAGTGCTGCAAAAATCAAAAGACCCCCAAACACATAAATCATCCAATGAAAAAGATTAAACAGCGTAACCCCAGTTGCGACAAAAAAGGCCCTCATCACAATGGCCCCCAAAATTCCCCATTTTAAAACGCGAGGCTGATGAAGAGACCTTACGCGAAAATGAGAAAAAATCATCACGAAAACAAAAAGATTATCGACGGAAAGAGATTCTTCAACAACATAACCGGTTAGAAATTCAAGCGCCTTACCTGAACCTTTGAGGTAAAAAACAACCCCGTCAAAAACAAGGGCGAGAGCTACCCAGATCAATACCCAAAAACCTGCCTCTCGAATGGAGATCTCGCGGGCGCGGCGATTAGCAATGAATAAATCCACGGTCAAAGCCGCACACACAAGAGCCCCAAAAAGGACCCAAAGAAAAAGATCTACGTTAGGCACATCTTTACCCCTTTACGAAGCTTTCTGAATCGTCTTTTCAATACTACTTTCTAAATCCCCTGCACGACTCTCCCTTTCAAAAAAGAAGAGCGAGAAAAGTACTAATATCCTGATTATGATTCTTTTCACGACATCTTCCTTTTTGGAAACCAGCCCTCTCATTATATGAAATATCACATCCTAAACCCAGGAATTTCAATTGAATTTATGAGGGTATGATAGGATAATTTCCTCTTGTGAAAACATTAATAAAAACTATTTATATTTTTTTCATCCTCTCATCTTTGGTCCTCCAGGGATGCGGAAAAAAAGAAAATAAAAACACTTCTTCCTCACCCATACCTCCAAACAGCACACCTGCCCTTTCTGTGGATCCTCAAAAAACGGGGATGATAAAGGGAAAAGTCTTATTTAAGGGAGAAGCACCCACTCCTCAAGAACTGCCTATTAGAGGGAATCCAGAATGTAGCGTTTTTCACCCCGGTAAAGTCTACGCCCAAGAACTTCTCGTTCAAAATGGACGGATCGAGAACGTTTTTATTTATGTCAAAGAAGGATTAGAAAACTATTCATTTGAAACTCCAAAAACTTCTATAAAGATGGATCAA from Chlamydiota bacterium includes the following:
- a CDS encoding TerC family protein; this translates as MPNVDLFLWVLFGALVCAALTVDLFIANRRAREISIREAGFWVLIWVALALVFDGVVFYLKGSGKALEFLTGYVVEESLSVDNLFVFVMIFSHFRVRSLHQPRVLKWGILGAIVMRAFFVATGVTLFNLFHWMIYVFGGLLIFAALKILFDEESEFEPDRNWVVRFFRLFMPVSTQSSGQRFFIKESGKWFATPLFIVLILIETSDLIFALDSVPAVIGISRDLFIVYSSNIFAILGLRALYFMLVGVMDLFRFLKIGICVILTFVGIKLMISRIFEIPTGVTLALIALVLAVSVLASLIFKEKRGR
- a CDS encoding putative DNA binding domain-containing protein, with amino-acid sequence MVEFKEGLSHHLEKDLSAFANASGGTIYLGISDKGTIHPLSLTHRLKSQLQSTARNCDPPIDITIRPIEDIVAVEVSESLNKPVRASDGFYLRIGASSQKLTRDEIFAFAVQETKIMFDRQLYVKEKAESILATRQVEWFRQKARLEMDLDNLQLLENISCLQRQNQNHYLTHAGILLFGANPQKMFPQATVTLIVLEDLSTIREQKILKGTLFQQIEIAFQFLKDHLKSKPEIQSLERKDVLEIPEFVLRELLVNAIIHRDYFETSSDVVIKIFPTWIEFSNPGPISKRITLDQLWGKSYRRNPMIADVFFHANYIERAGTGLLRVQKTLEHLNLPSLKIAEEGPFFIATLPRPNFDLLSQKLGERQRKLIGLSNTFFPFSTLDYAKQFSISERMARLDIKNLIEAGVIIPQREGRYVRYVKK